In a genomic window of Quercus lobata isolate SW786 chromosome 4, ValleyOak3.0 Primary Assembly, whole genome shotgun sequence:
- the LOC115985768 gene encoding protein NYNRIN-like, with translation MRSMPTSCELHPSAVGAPAPYSRSWPFDAWGLNVVGPLPKSLGGHLYILAASDYFSKWAEAIPLREVKKENVVNFIRTHLIYRYGVPRYIITDNGKPFYNSMVTQLCKKFEFKQYKSSMYNAPANGVVEAFNKTLCNLLKKVVKRSKRDWQENIGEALWAYRKTYKTSMQATPYSLVYGVEAIIPSEQQIPSLRIAIQEGLTNEENAQLRLEELEALDEKRLEAQQRLECYQVRLSQAFNKRV, from the coding sequence ATGCGAAGCATGCCAACTTCATGTGAACTACATCCATCAGCCGTTGGAGCCCCTGCACCCTACAGTCGCTCCTggccttttgatgcatggggACTCAACGTTGTAGGACCATTGCCTAAGTCATTGGGGGGTCACCTGTACATATTAGCTGCGAGCGACTATTTTTCTAAATGGGCGGAAGCCATACCTCTCAGGgaagtaaaaaaggaaaatgtagTGAACTTCATCCGGACTCACTTGATCTATCGGTATGGTGTCCCTCGCTATATCATCACGGATAACGGTAAGCCATTCTACAATAGTATGGTGACCCAACTATGCAAGAAGTTTGAGTTCAAGCAATACAAGTCATCCATGTATAATGCACCAGCCAACGGTGTTGTTGAGGCTTTCAACAAGACGCTTTGCAATTTGTTGAAAAAGGTAGTAAAGCGCTCAAAGAGGGATTGGCAAGAAAATATTGGAGAAGCTTTATGGGCATACCGAAAAACATACAAGACATCCATGCAAGCCACTCCTTATTCATTAGTATATGGTGTCGAAGCAATCATACCTTCAGAGCAACAAATTCCATCACTTCGAATTGCTATCCAAGAAGGGCtcacaaatgaagaaaatgcaCAATTAAGACTCGAAGAGTTGGAAGCACTTGATGAAAAGAGATTGGAAGCTCAACAACGTCTTGAATGCTACCAAGTGCGGCTTTCGCAAGCGTTCAACAAGAGAGTCTAA